The following are encoded together in the Tamandua tetradactyla isolate mTamTet1 chromosome 14, mTamTet1.pri, whole genome shotgun sequence genome:
- the LOC143654975 gene encoding olfactory receptor 11G2-like, producing MNTSRVSTVTEFILLSFPCSSEVQLLLFMLFSLTYILILMENGAIICAVKLDHRLHTPMYILLANFSFLEICYINTTVPTMLENFLSETKTISSMACFLQFYFFFSMGINEVFLLPLMAFDWYLVICQPLRYPTIMTSHLCLNFVALCWVIAFLCYPIPIYFITQLPFCGPNIIDHFVSDPSPLLVLSCVLSPGIELSCSILSSLIIFITFFFILGSYTLVLRAVLRVPSAAGRCKAFSTCGSHLAVVSLFYGTIMVMYSCLASWNTAGIQMIVTLF from the coding sequence ATGAACACGTCCAGAGTCAGCACAGTGACTGAGTTCATACTTCTGAGTTTTCCTTGTTCCAGTGAGGTTCAGCTCCTTCTCTTCATGCTGTTCTCTCTGACCTACATCCTAATACTGATGGAGAATGGAGCCATCATCTGTGCAGTGAAGCTGGACCACAGGCTTCACACACCCATGTACATTCTGCTGGCCAATTTCTCATTCCTGGAGATTTGTTACATCAACACCACTGTTCCCACTATGTTAGAGAACTTCCTGTCTGAGACAAAAACCATCTCCTCTATGGCCTGCTTCCTCCAGTTCTACTTCTTCTTCTCCATGGGCATCAATGAGGTTTTCTTATTGCCCCTCATGGCATTTGATTGGTACCTGGTCATCTGCCAGCCTCTCCGCTATCCTACCATCATGACCAGTCATCTTTGCCTGAACTTTGTAGCCCTCTGCTGGGTAATAGCCTTCCTCTGCTATCCAATCCCTATCTATTTCATAACCCAACTCCCCTTCTGTGGTCCCAATATCATTGACCACTTTGTTTCTGACCCAAGTCCTCTTTTGGTCCTGTCCTGTGTCCTGTCCCCAGGAATTGAGCTTTCCTGTTCTATTTTGAGCTCTCTTATTATCTTCATCACCTTCTTCTTCATCCTTGGATCCTACACGCTGGTTCTCAGAGCAGTGTTACGGGTCCCATCAGCAGCTGGCAGATGTAAGGCCTTCTCTACCTGTGGTTCCCACCTGGCTGTGGTGTCTCTGTTCTATGGAACAATCATGGTGATGTACAGCTGTCTGGCTTCTTGGAATACAGCTGGGATACAGATGATTGTAACCCTGTTCTAG